TACAAACATCACCAGAACTTAACATGAAACGTCTGCTAGCGCACGGTCTGCCGCTTATTTATCAAATAGCGCCGGCATTTCGACAAAATGATTTTACCAATCTTCATCGACCTGAATTTCGCCTCCTTGAATGGTACCGTTACAATGACAATCTTGATGCCTTAATGAACGATTGTGAGTCGTTACTCGTTACTTTGAATAAAATCATTAACGACGAACCAATACTGACCTATCAAGGTCGCAAAATATCACTTGTACCACCATTTCGTCGTATTAGTGTTGATGATGCATTTCGACAATATGCTGGTTTTTCTATTTTAGAAGCATTAGAGACTGATATTTTAGCGCAGCATCTTCGTAAGCTTAATATTCACTTTATTGTCAGCGAATCCTGGGATGACCTATATAATCGAGTTTTTATTAGCCTTATAGAGCCAAAGCTAATCAATACCGGAGAACCTTTCTTTTTAACTCAATTCCCTCGGCCTCTTGCATCCCTAGCGCGTTTGGCACCTCATGATAATCGTGTTGCCGAACGTTTTGAGCTTTATATTGGTGGTATTGAACTAGCCAACGCATTTGCTGAACTTGTTGATGCTGACCAACAACGAAAACGATTCGTACACGACCGCGAGCAACGTTTAAAAGCCGGTATGCATGATTATCCACCTGACGAAGCATTTTTTACTGCTTTAGCTACCTTGCCGCCCTCAGCCGGAATCGCTTTAGGACTCGACCGCTTATTAATGTTGCTATTAGATGCAATAGATATCGATGATATCGCTTTTATTCCTTGGGGTAATTAATGCTAGTTAGCAATGGTTCTTCTCGACGACGCTATCGTCAGCACGGAAACCCATTTAACTTACACCTACCTATTAAAACCATTGACTTGAACGCTATCTTTAAACGGCTTGCACCAATAGCTATCGATGTAGGATGTGGTAGTGGTGCGTTTACTCTTGAACTAGCTAAACAACATCCTGAATGGAATATAGTTGGCATAGAAATTCGTCAGCACTTAGTTGACTGTATTAATAACGAGGCTAGCACTTTAGGTTTGGCTAATATTCATGCCTTGCTTGCAAATATAAATTTGCACTTAGAAGCCATTATCCCACCTCAAAGCGTGATTTGGGTAAGTATAAATTTCCCCGATCCCTGGTATAAAAAACGTCACCAAAAACGTCGAGTGGTGAATCAAGAATGGGTAAAACTGCTTAAAACACGCTTAGTTACTGGCGCACAAATACATTGCATGACTGATTACCAACCCATTGCCGAAGAAATTAAAAATATTTTTGAAAGCATAAAAGGTTTTATTAATCTTGACGGCAGCGGAAATTTTGCTCATACCACTACTTCTGGAATTATAAGTGAGCGGGAGCGTACACATTTGCGCCGAGGCGAGTCGATTTATCGCCTACGTTTTTGCTTAGAATAACTCAATTAGTACAAAGTATGATTTTTTTAAAGTTGAATATTTAGAAAACCTTGTCGATTATGTAATTGGATGCTATGCTAAAAATGTATCCCACCTAAAAATCACGCCGTAGTGCATGTTATTTACACGGGAGTACCAGTGAATAGATTGACCCAAGAATGGGGCAAAGGTAGTCAAACCATGACAAACCCTAGCCCACGAAGCAAAGTATTTAGTAACTCAGATGATTCAAGTGCCGAGCATCGCCGTAAGCTTGAAGCCCTTTTTGGCAATGGCAGTAACACTAGCAATGGCGGTAATGGCAACAACGAAGGTAGTAGCCCTAGCCCTACAAACGATGCCTCTCGCATGCGTGTCAGTGAAAACAAAGTGTTTTCAAGCCCGCGTAAATCAGTAGGTCGTACACCTTCTGAATACCGAATGCGACTTGAGCGATTACGCATTGCTCGTGAAGTTGAAGAGATTAAAGAAGCTGCCGATGGATTTATGCAATATCATCAACTACCTGATGATGTAGATATTCTGTATAAGGTGCTGCAACATCCATCTGAAAAGGTGGTACGCGAGGCACTTGGCCAAATCTCTTCGCTAATTAGCCAAGGTCGTATTAATGGTAGCATGATTCTTGAAGACCGACTTTGTAGTCTTGCTGAACGAGCAACTGAAAATGCTACTCGCTCTTACATTGAAGGTATCCGTGGACAATTAGAGCGTATTAAAAAAACTTAGCAAATTGCAGGTGACGGCTAATGAATAATCTGGATTATTTTAATGTGTACGTTTGCGTTTTTTAGAGCGCCGGCTTTTCTTCTTTTTGTTATTAGATTTCGCATTTTTTGATTGTACTTTACTATCTTCTTTTTCTGTCGTTGCATTTTCAGGTTTTGCATTAGCTACAGGAACGATATTTTTACTGCCTTCATTTTCGCAAGTCAGAAGACAATCAGAAAATCTTTTTTGACAATGTTCAGAGCAATAAGGATCTTCAGCATCAGAGCTGCA
This genomic window from Deltaproteobacteria bacterium contains:
- the trmB gene encoding tRNA (guanosine(46)-N7)-methyltransferase TrmB, whose protein sequence is MLVSNGSSRRRYRQHGNPFNLHLPIKTIDLNAIFKRLAPIAIDVGCGSGAFTLELAKQHPEWNIVGIEIRQHLVDCINNEASTLGLANIHALLANINLHLEAIIPPQSVIWVSINFPDPWYKKRHQKRRVVNQEWVKLLKTRLVTGAQIHCMTDYQPIAEEIKNIFESIKGFINLDGSGNFAHTTTSGIISERERTHLRRGESIYRLRFCLE
- the genX gene encoding EF-P lysine aminoacylase GenX yields the protein MKRRAQLVRQLRLFFDDQGFIEVDTPIAVPSLAPEPNIEAPQVQLQTPNQTNTRYLQTSPELNMKRLLAHGLPLIYQIAPAFRQNDFTNLHRPEFRLLEWYRYNDNLDALMNDCESLLVTLNKIINDEPILTYQGRKISLVPPFRRISVDDAFRQYAGFSILEALETDILAQHLRKLNIHFIVSESWDDLYNRVFISLIEPKLINTGEPFFLTQFPRPLASLARLAPHDNRVAERFELYIGGIELANAFAELVDADQQRKRFVHDREQRLKAGMHDYPPDEAFFTALATLPPSAGIALGLDRLLMLLLDAIDIDDIAFIPWGN